From a single Brassica napus cultivar Da-Ae chromosome C9, Da-Ae, whole genome shotgun sequence genomic region:
- the LOC106416733 gene encoding FCS-Like Zinc finger 1-like, which yields MDVSARKPYFIEEDDDLASSLSEMEAGFSGGNLQNGVVSRPLSYSSLRNTNFCHNNTYTHGYYYHQYSVSSPRSVVSRRFHDFRLDNQQPHYLDSCFLCKKPLHNRDIYMYRGDTPFCSEECRQEQIERDEEEEKKKNLSYSVKSAMRRKEQRSSSSSPTRSGGYAIHNGPVAAA from the exons ATGGATGTTTCAGCGAGAAAACCTTATTTcatcgaagaagatgatgatctGGCTTCTTCCTTATCGGAGATGGAAGCTGGGTTTTCTGGTGGAAACTTACAAAACGGTGTCGTTTCACGTCCTCTTTCTTACTCTAGTCTCAGGAACACGAACTTTTGTCACAATAATACCTACACTCATGGTTATTATTACCATCAATACTCTGTTTCGTCTCCGAGATCTGTCGTTTCCCGAAGATTCCATGATTTCAGATTAGACAATCAACAGCCTCATTACTTGGATTCGTGTTTCCTCTGTAAGAAGCCACTTCATAACAGAGATATCTACATGTACAG AGGAGACACACCGTTTTGTAGTGAAGAGTGTAGACAAGAACagatagagagagatgaagaagaagagaagaaaaagaatctGTCTTATTCAGTGAAATCAGCAATGAGGAGAAAAGAACAAAgaagctcttcttcttctccgactAGATCTGGTGGCTATGCTATTCACAACGGTCCTGTTGCTGCAGCTTGA